In Bacteriovorax stolpii, a single genomic region encodes these proteins:
- a CDS encoding aldo/keto reductase, with product MGKLVLGTVQFGLNYGVANDQGKPAFESVKQMLDLAYEQGIDELDTADAYGDSQEVLRSYSDQSSVQFQIMSKFIDDGTNTFLGFFNNSLKRLNRQSLKGYYFHRFEDYKKFQSFKEVEELKAQKKLELFGVSLYSISELREVVADSRIDLIQLPFNALDNSHEKRELLAEAHRQGKKIYIRSAFLQGVLVMPEDKIPAHLTPLKKDLQSLKQIAADAGLSMQELCLGYLNSKKFIDGILIGVDNVDQLKTNINLSKISLSKAVVDSVELVIVQDQDLLNPAKWGK from the coding sequence GTTTGAATCGGTCAAGCAGATGCTCGACCTCGCTTATGAACAAGGTATTGATGAGCTGGATACTGCCGATGCCTATGGTGATTCACAGGAAGTTTTAAGAAGTTACAGCGATCAAAGCAGCGTGCAGTTTCAGATCATGTCGAAATTTATCGATGATGGGACAAATACTTTTCTGGGATTTTTTAATAATTCCCTTAAGAGACTTAACCGCCAGTCTTTAAAAGGATATTACTTCCATCGCTTTGAGGATTATAAAAAATTCCAGAGCTTTAAAGAAGTGGAAGAGTTGAAAGCTCAAAAGAAACTGGAGCTTTTTGGAGTCTCTCTTTATTCAATCTCTGAGTTAAGAGAAGTAGTTGCTGATTCGAGAATCGATTTAATTCAGCTTCCTTTTAATGCTCTTGATAATAGTCACGAAAAAAGAGAGTTATTAGCAGAAGCTCACCGCCAGGGAAAAAAGATCTATATCAGGTCAGCTTTTCTTCAAGGTGTTCTGGTTATGCCTGAAGATAAAATTCCAGCTCACTTGACCCCATTGAAAAAAGATCTTCAAAGCTTAAAGCAAATTGCGGCAGATGCAGGTCTTTCAATGCAGGAGCTTTGTTTGGGATATCTAAATTCAAAAAAATTTATCGATGGGATTCTCATCGGTGTGGATAACGTGGATCAGTTAAAAACAAATATCAATCTCTCGAAAATCAGCTTGTCAAAAGCAGTGGTTGATTCTGTCGAGCTGGTTATTGTTCAGGATCAGGATTTACTAAATCCTGCCAAATGGGGGAAGTAA
- a CDS encoding cytidylyltransferase domain-containing protein: MKVIAVTQARISSSRLPQKVLLPLGSMTALSLHLKRAGKSKLINEIIVATTNEVGVEKIIAEAKSQNCRVFQGSLDDVLDRFYQAVAKDKPDYVVRLTSDCPLIDPELIDETIKKFIHSQLDYGANCLNSTLPDGMDVEVFKFSALETAWKEAKLKSEREHVTPYIRNSGKFEVLAVDYTPNLGSYRLTLDTIEDYNLIKKLVEEVGEDLPMEAYLNYLRKNPELLKINSQYERNEGYQKSLKGDSEC, translated from the coding sequence ATGAAAGTCATCGCTGTAACTCAGGCGAGAATTTCGTCTTCGCGTCTTCCACAAAAAGTTTTATTGCCGCTGGGGTCAATGACAGCACTAAGTCTACATTTAAAAAGGGCCGGCAAATCTAAACTTATCAATGAAATTATCGTGGCTACAACTAATGAAGTAGGAGTGGAGAAGATTATTGCGGAAGCCAAATCACAAAACTGCAGAGTGTTTCAAGGCAGTCTGGATGATGTACTTGATCGCTTTTACCAGGCGGTTGCTAAAGACAAACCGGACTATGTGGTGAGATTAACTTCTGACTGTCCGTTGATTGATCCTGAATTAATTGATGAAACGATTAAAAAATTTATTCACTCTCAGCTCGATTACGGCGCTAATTGTTTAAACAGCACACTTCCAGATGGAATGGATGTTGAAGTTTTTAAATTTTCTGCTCTGGAGACAGCATGGAAAGAAGCAAAACTTAAATCAGAAAGAGAGCACGTCACTCCATATATCAGGAATTCTGGAAAATTCGAAGTTCTGGCCGTGGACTACACACCAAACTTAGGAAGTTATAGATTAACCCTGGATACGATTGAGGATTACAATCTTATTAAGAAGCTAGTGGAAGAGGTTGGTGAAGATCTGCCGATGGAAGCTTACTTGAACTATTTAAGAAAGAATCCGGAACTTTTAAAAATTAACAGCCAATATGAACGCAATGAAGGATATCAAAAATCACTAAAAGGAGATTCAGAATGTTGA
- a CDS encoding glutamate-1-semialdehyde 2,1-aminomutase has translation MLNQITNFEKSNQYRNKIHSLIPGGAHTYSKGDDQFPLLSPAAITKGEGVYVWDLDGNKYLDCSMGLTSVSLGHAYKPVIEAVRKELENGVNFQRPASIEMEMAEKFLELIPCHQMIKFSKNGSTATTAAMKLARAYTGRELVAFPGDHPFYSYDDWFIGKTACNKGVPSDYMNYTVTYNSMDLNSLEEMFQKYPGKIACVISEPEKTHNQPADYVQKLIDICHKHGALYVMDEMITGFKTDYPGSIKKLNVVPDLATWGKGIANGFSFCALTGKKEIMELGGINRPGEEKVFLISTTHGGETHAMSACMATMKEFKEKNVIAHNHSIGDLFISKVRDAIAKKGLSDYVSLSDSNWMVAFAFKNKDKAIDNGLRTLFMQEMIKRGVLFQGVFVPCFSHQAKDVDFFAEAVTESLDVFTMGLENGYGKYLIGEPTKPVFRKIL, from the coding sequence ATGTTGAATCAGATAACTAATTTCGAAAAATCTAATCAATACAGAAATAAAATCCACTCTCTGATCCCGGGGGGAGCTCACACTTATTCAAAAGGTGACGACCAATTCCCACTATTATCACCAGCTGCCATCACAAAAGGTGAAGGCGTTTATGTTTGGGACCTCGATGGAAACAAGTATCTGGACTGCTCGATGGGATTAACATCGGTAAGTTTAGGCCATGCTTACAAACCGGTTATCGAAGCGGTTAGAAAAGAGCTGGAAAATGGAGTTAACTTCCAGAGACCAGCAAGTATTGAAATGGAAATGGCTGAAAAATTCCTGGAACTGATTCCATGCCACCAAATGATTAAATTCTCTAAAAACGGATCAACTGCAACAACGGCAGCGATGAAACTTGCAAGAGCATATACAGGTCGTGAGCTGGTAGCTTTTCCTGGTGATCACCCATTTTATTCTTATGATGATTGGTTCATTGGAAAAACTGCTTGTAACAAAGGTGTTCCAAGTGACTACATGAACTACACTGTTACTTACAACAGCATGGACTTGAATTCACTGGAAGAAATGTTTCAAAAGTACCCAGGAAAGATTGCCTGTGTTATTTCGGAACCGGAAAAAACTCATAATCAACCAGCAGACTATGTTCAAAAGCTAATCGATATTTGTCACAAGCATGGTGCTCTTTATGTTATGGATGAAATGATCACTGGTTTTAAAACTGATTACCCAGGATCAATCAAAAAACTAAATGTTGTTCCAGATCTTGCGACATGGGGAAAGGGAATTGCCAACGGTTTCTCATTCTGTGCTTTAACAGGGAAAAAAGAAATCATGGAACTGGGCGGGATTAATCGTCCGGGCGAAGAAAAGGTTTTCCTGATTTCTACAACTCACGGTGGAGAGACTCATGCTATGTCTGCATGTATGGCCACGATGAAAGAATTCAAAGAGAAAAATGTTATTGCTCACAACCATTCAATAGGCGATCTTTTTATTTCTAAAGTCAGAGATGCAATCGCGAAAAAAGGATTGAGCGACTATGTCTCTCTTTCTGACTCAAACTGGATGGTGGCTTTTGCTTTCAAAAATAAAGACAAAGCTATCGACAACGGCTTAAGAACGCTTTTTATGCAGGAAATGATTAAGCGTGGTGTTTTATTTCAAGGTGTTTTTGTTCCTTGTTTTTCTCACCAGGCAAAAGATGTAGACTTCTTCGCTGAAGCAGTGACTGAGTCTCTTGATGTTTTCACTATGGGGTTGGAAAATGGTTATGGCAAATATCTTATCGGTGAACCAACGAAGCCAGTTTTTAGAAAAATTTTGTAG
- a CDS encoding GNAT family N-acetyltransferase, whose protein sequence is MFFQKETERFVIKTLIEEDVGQEYLSWFNQKNVKDYIYYKLNEHDRFEDLKRYVAEKSKDKDVIFLGVFNKDNIKEHIGNIKFEPVDVVNKTAVVGILIGNEKWRGKGVGGEALDGAHSIIRNLGVVKVFLGVEKTNDKAIRLYERCGYEYDESNYLKLDLDQCYCMFKILK, encoded by the coding sequence ATGTTTTTTCAAAAAGAAACTGAACGTTTTGTAATTAAAACTCTTATAGAGGAAGATGTTGGGCAAGAATATTTATCATGGTTTAATCAAAAGAATGTGAAAGATTATATTTATTATAAACTAAATGAGCACGATAGATTCGAAGATTTAAAGAGATATGTTGCAGAGAAATCGAAGGATAAAGATGTCATATTCTTAGGTGTTTTTAATAAAGATAACATAAAAGAACATATTGGGAATATAAAATTTGAACCTGTTGATGTCGTAAATAAGACCGCAGTTGTGGGAATACTTATTGGTAATGAGAAGTGGAGGGGAAAAGGAGTTGGGGGAGAGGCGCTTGATGGGGCTCATAGTATTATTCGAAATCTTGGAGTTGTAAAAGTTTTTTTAGGTGTTGAAAAAACAAATGATAAAGCAATTCGTCTTTATGAAAGATGTGGCTACGAGTATGACGAAAGTAATTATTTAAAGTTAGATTTAGATCAATGTTATTGTATGTTCAAAATATTAAAATAA
- a CDS encoding class I SAM-dependent methyltransferase, which produces MSKIRSLYLEMLKNKYFNRFVFRIRFFYFVRFLKRIKVYDDQQNVIKNDYSLDMLKVGRTSDRPLKLIAPLAAIELVNKKGATLSIGSRYETEIFYLIGHGFAKDKIVGLDILSYSPYIDVGNMNNMQYSDSSFDNIIVGWVLPYSDDPKKAATEIIRVAKNGAYIAIGNSYYPKEKLIQIEKESGFIIGSLEKRLQSSQLILDLFEGHVEDVVFKCDPDRYNYGKDSSCLIIFKVKK; this is translated from the coding sequence ATGAGTAAAATTAGATCATTGTATTTAGAAATGTTAAAAAATAAGTATTTTAATCGTTTTGTTTTTAGAATACGTTTTTTTTATTTTGTCAGGTTTCTGAAGAGAATTAAAGTTTATGATGATCAGCAAAATGTAATCAAAAATGACTATAGTTTGGATATGTTAAAAGTTGGTAGAACATCAGACCGCCCATTGAAGTTGATTGCCCCTTTGGCCGCTATAGAACTGGTTAATAAAAAAGGTGCTACATTGTCTATTGGATCGAGATATGAAACAGAGATTTTTTACTTGATTGGACATGGTTTCGCAAAAGACAAAATAGTGGGATTAGATATTCTTTCATATTCACCATATATCGATGTGGGAAACATGAATAATATGCAATATTCAGATTCTAGTTTTGACAATATTATTGTTGGGTGGGTTTTACCGTATAGCGATGATCCAAAAAAAGCGGCAACTGAAATTATACGAGTTGCTAAAAATGGAGCGTACATTGCTATCGGCAATAGCTATTATCCTAAAGAAAAACTGATTCAAATTGAAAAAGAAAGTGGATTTATTATTGGAAGTCTTGAAAAGAGACTTCAATCATCTCAATTAATTTTAGATTTGTTTGAAGGACATGTCGAAGATGTCGTTTTTAAGTGTGATCCTGACAGATATAATTATGGAAAGGATAGTTCTTGTTTAATTATATTCAAAGTAAAGAAATAG
- a CDS encoding lipopolysaccharide biosynthesis protein translates to MYGIGMVLVKAGGILLMPFYWKALTPEDFGVFAIFQIVTQFLVIVFDWGISGAVQRCYHEWGRDAADFIGASYLIHVFFNLIPILILYCYSDYISALLFGNDFPIEFFKAGVVNTYFSLLSNVPQSLYRSMEQSKKFTLLSAMQFVLSSTLALISLYGFKLGLKGYVYSYLFANIIFSLYYVFDIGRIAKITFKKIYYVTILTYAIPTVPAAILDGMGGIFDRLFLEKYVSSGTLGLYSIARQIAGAYNLLLVSLKTAWLPAIYKIVSTGNNGKEVLEKMTSKYVYVVAIFAAAVAYLAADAILLVGEPKYYGVAKFVPIIILGYFVQGVGHVTGRGLDLAKKTQYYWIMYFFGVSIGIVSIYYLAPKYGAWGAGAAYFISVLVREIIQFLLSNYFYPRKIELLKFFAFVPFFAMGYFLTAVVNTPYVLADLIIKMVILGSLSAIFGVYIFGPNIFKELKKIFLSRVKL, encoded by the coding sequence ATCTATGGCATTGGAATGGTTCTAGTAAAGGCTGGAGGAATTCTCCTTATGCCTTTTTACTGGAAAGCTCTTACGCCAGAAGATTTTGGAGTTTTTGCTATTTTTCAAATTGTTACCCAATTTCTTGTGATTGTTTTTGATTGGGGGATTTCTGGAGCCGTACAGCGTTGTTATCATGAGTGGGGAAGAGATGCTGCAGATTTCATAGGGGCATCATATCTTATTCATGTTTTTTTTAATTTAATTCCTATACTTATTTTATATTGTTATTCAGATTACATTTCGGCTTTATTGTTTGGAAATGATTTTCCTATTGAATTTTTTAAAGCAGGTGTTGTTAATACTTATTTTTCTTTGCTCTCTAATGTTCCACAAAGCCTATATCGCTCAATGGAACAATCGAAAAAATTTACCTTGCTGTCAGCTATGCAGTTTGTTCTTAGTTCTACATTGGCTTTGATTTCTCTTTATGGCTTTAAGTTGGGATTGAAGGGATATGTGTATTCGTATTTATTTGCAAATATTATCTTCAGTCTTTACTATGTTTTTGATATTGGAAGAATTGCTAAAATTACTTTTAAAAAGATTTACTATGTTACAATACTAACCTACGCAATTCCTACAGTTCCTGCAGCTATTTTGGACGGAATGGGCGGAATTTTCGATAGATTGTTTTTAGAGAAATATGTTTCTAGTGGGACTTTGGGTCTCTATAGCATCGCTAGGCAAATTGCCGGAGCGTATAATTTACTTCTAGTATCTTTAAAGACAGCATGGCTTCCTGCTATTTATAAAATAGTTTCAACCGGTAATAATGGAAAAGAAGTTTTAGAGAAAATGACATCTAAGTATGTCTATGTTGTAGCCATTTTTGCCGCGGCGGTTGCATATCTTGCCGCAGACGCAATTCTACTGGTAGGTGAGCCAAAATATTATGGAGTTGCTAAGTTTGTGCCCATAATTATCCTAGGGTATTTTGTTCAGGGTGTTGGCCATGTTACAGGACGCGGGCTCGATCTGGCAAAGAAGACCCAATACTATTGGATTATGTACTTTTTTGGAGTTTCAATTGGAATCGTCTCAATATACTATTTAGCACCTAAATATGGAGCTTGGGGAGCGGGAGCGGCATATTTTATCTCTGTGTTGGTAAGAGAAATTATTCAGTTTTTATTATCGAATTATTTCTATCCTAGAAAGATTGAGCTTTTAAAGTTTTTTGCCTTCGTGCCGTTTTTTGCTATGGGGTATTTTCTAACTGCAGTAGTTAATACACCATACGTTCTGGCCGATTTAATTATCAAGATGGTCATTCTTGGTTCTTTGTCGGCGATATTCGGTGTTTATATTTTCGGGCCGAATATCTTTAAAGAGCTTAAAAAGATTTTTTTATCGAGGGTTAAACTATGA
- a CDS encoding cytidylyltransferase domain-containing protein: MKIVIALQARTGSSRVPAKILKPIHKFNSMFEALFNQLKQVKGQVEYVLTTSDSPDEERLITLAKSQGFKVSTAPVDDIVTRLYKTAELVDADVLVRIWGDCPFVCPDLIEEMLSIFEEKKYQFMSNSEFYTRTIPAGMDVEIYSRKLIQNMSNDVVDVKQREFPIEYIKKNLAADEFGFWNMKEDYSRVHLTIDYPEDFIAGEKALEVLLKDKSYFKKDDVIHLINEFPGIIGEFSGKARNKELKEFLDKGK, encoded by the coding sequence TTGAAAATAGTAATCGCATTACAGGCAAGAACTGGTTCATCAAGAGTTCCAGCTAAAATTTTAAAACCAATACATAAGTTCAACTCTATGTTTGAAGCACTTTTTAATCAGCTTAAGCAGGTTAAAGGGCAAGTTGAATATGTACTGACTACATCTGATAGTCCGGATGAAGAACGTTTAATTACTTTGGCCAAGAGTCAGGGGTTCAAAGTTTCTACCGCTCCGGTCGATGATATTGTAACCAGACTTTATAAAACAGCAGAGCTTGTAGATGCTGATGTATTGGTTAGGATTTGGGGAGACTGTCCATTTGTCTGTCCGGATCTAATCGAAGAGATGTTAAGTATTTTTGAAGAAAAAAAGTACCAATTTATGTCTAATTCTGAGTTCTATACCAGAACAATTCCTGCCGGGATGGATGTTGAAATCTACAGCAGAAAATTAATTCAGAATATGAGTAACGATGTGGTTGATGTTAAGCAAAGAGAGTTCCCTATTGAGTACATCAAGAAAAATCTGGCGGCTGATGAATTTGGTTTTTGGAACATGAAAGAAGATTATTCAAGAGTACACCTGACAATTGATTATCCTGAAGATTTTATAGCCGGGGAAAAAGCACTTGAAGTTCTTTTAAAAGATAAGAGTTACTTTAAGAAAGATGATGTGATTCATCTAATTAATGAGTTCCCGGGAATCATCGGTGAATTTTCAGGAAAGGCTAGAAACAAAGAACTTAAAGAATTTTTAGATAAGGGAAAATAA
- a CDS encoding GNAT family N-acetyltransferase: protein MEELKYLEGNRVYLRSLTESDYGEKMVKWVNDKEVTRYLARGSRPGSLIELQAEYKSYSFNQADVVLAICDAKTNEYIGVVGLYTINPMARHAEFRILIGSKAHWGQGYGAEATELIVAYGFRILNLEKVWLGVNSENQKAHKSYTDRGFKTEGTLRNELFRNGRYFDIVRMSLLRAEFEENLLKWKSKDYIAKQLSAL from the coding sequence ATGGAAGAATTAAAATACCTTGAAGGAAATCGCGTTTACCTGAGAAGCCTGACAGAGTCAGATTATGGCGAAAAAATGGTTAAATGGGTTAACGATAAAGAAGTGACTCGTTATCTTGCCAGAGGATCAAGACCTGGAAGTTTAATCGAACTTCAAGCCGAGTATAAATCTTATTCTTTTAATCAAGCAGATGTTGTACTGGCTATTTGTGATGCTAAAACAAATGAATATATCGGTGTCGTTGGACTTTATACTATCAACCCAATGGCAAGACATGCAGAATTTAGAATCCTAATTGGAAGTAAGGCTCATTGGGGGCAGGGATATGGTGCTGAAGCAACAGAATTGATTGTTGCTTACGGATTTAGAATTTTGAATCTGGAAAAAGTATGGTTGGGAGTTAATTCTGAAAACCAGAAAGCGCATAAGTCTTATACTGACCGTGGCTTCAAGACAGAAGGGACACTAAGAAACGAACTATTTAGAAATGGTAGGTATTTTGACATCGTCAGAATGAGCCTATTAAGAGCAGAGTTTGAGGAAAACTTACTAAAATGGAAATCGAAAGATTACATAGCAAAACAATTAAGTGCTCTTTAA
- a CDS encoding Gfo/Idh/MocA family protein has translation MEIERLHSKTIKCSLIGCGNIGSRWDEVPGEQKDISRTHIKSILNNNDLALAGIYDLDPERSAEASHFWKTQVISDLESVNAQNTDLAVLATPPMGRLETLKTFAERGIKFFFSEKPLADSFTEAKNFMKYANDQKIKVIVNYSRTFCPEYLKLTKEIESGKFGEFQGGFGYYAKGLKNNGSHALSLMSLLFGGVSELRLGDVVEDQLLLDPTYNFSVLAHGKKINVLGANYNLFSVFEFDLLFTRGKIRILDSGATIEKYILKPDDLYPAYNVLSLAEKQKVPLEMAMSCGYDEVVKYLKNASSEIIERNFGITENLINLYSSIETKEK, from the coding sequence ATGGAAATCGAAAGATTACATAGCAAAACAATTAAGTGCTCTTTAATTGGGTGTGGAAATATCGGAAGCCGCTGGGATGAAGTTCCCGGAGAGCAAAAAGACATTTCTCGTACTCATATTAAATCAATCTTAAATAATAATGATCTCGCTTTAGCGGGCATCTATGACCTCGATCCAGAGAGATCGGCAGAGGCTTCGCATTTCTGGAAAACTCAAGTTATCAGTGATCTTGAAAGTGTGAACGCTCAAAATACAGATCTGGCCGTTCTGGCCACTCCTCCAATGGGGAGATTGGAAACTCTTAAGACTTTTGCAGAAAGAGGGATTAAATTCTTTTTCTCGGAAAAACCTCTGGCTGATAGTTTTACTGAAGCTAAAAACTTCATGAAGTACGCCAATGATCAAAAAATAAAAGTCATCGTTAACTACTCAAGAACTTTTTGTCCTGAGTATTTAAAGCTTACGAAAGAAATTGAGTCGGGGAAATTCGGCGAATTTCAAGGAGGCTTTGGTTATTACGCTAAAGGATTAAAAAATAATGGCTCTCATGCCCTGAGTTTGATGTCTTTACTCTTTGGTGGTGTTAGCGAGCTGAGATTAGGGGATGTGGTTGAGGATCAATTATTACTTGATCCAACCTATAATTTTTCAGTTCTGGCCCATGGAAAAAAAATCAATGTCTTGGGAGCAAACTATAATTTGTTTTCTGTTTTTGAATTCGATTTATTGTTTACTAGAGGTAAAATAAGAATCCTGGACTCTGGGGCAACGATTGAAAAGTATATTTTAAAACCGGATGACTTATATCCGGCATACAACGTGCTTTCACTGGCAGAAAAACAAAAAGTGCCACTAGAGATGGCGATGAGCTGCGGGTATGATGAAGTGGTAAAATACTTAAAAAATGCTTCCAGTGAAATCATAGAAAGAAATTTTGGTATAACTGAAAATTTAATAAATTTATATAGCAGTATTGAAACGAAGGAAAAATAA
- a CDS encoding DegT/DnrJ/EryC1/StrS family aminotransferase, with amino-acid sequence MGKLAINGGAPIRSQDFQIRKTMGEREKKAVADVMEKGDISLFFGSPGKYFLGGEQVLNFEKKWAQKYNFKNCITTNSWTTGLMTAIGACGVGPGDEVICPPYSMSATTTAVLFYGGIPVFVDIEADTFNIDPKLIEKAITPRTKAIMLVHLFGHPANMDAIMAIAKKHNLRVIEDAAHAPGVKYGDKYVGAIGDVGGFSLNYHKHIHTGEGGVLVTNNDFIAQRCQMIRNHGENVIEAYGIEDLTNAIGSNYRLTEIQAAIGMGQLDDVETCIDHRNKLHNVIKKGLQGMEGIRAPIIEANCTHAFYVYAFKFDEQVVGVSRDKFVNAVIAELPAPKEPEQVTLVQGYIRPLYLNQIYQKQIALGSKGFPFNYNQGVKYNYDKGLCPVVERMYEKELFYSPIVREAVSENDIQDLVRAMQKVYENRQELIG; translated from the coding sequence ATGGGCAAATTAGCAATTAATGGTGGAGCACCAATCAGGTCACAAGACTTTCAAATTAGAAAGACAATGGGAGAGCGTGAGAAAAAAGCCGTTGCGGACGTAATGGAAAAAGGCGATATCTCTCTTTTCTTTGGAAGCCCTGGGAAATACTTTTTAGGCGGAGAGCAAGTTCTTAACTTTGAAAAGAAATGGGCACAGAAATACAATTTTAAAAATTGTATTACAACAAACTCATGGACAACTGGTCTTATGACGGCAATTGGTGCTTGTGGTGTTGGGCCAGGGGATGAAGTTATCTGTCCTCCTTACTCAATGTCAGCAACAACGACTGCTGTTCTTTTCTATGGAGGTATTCCAGTTTTCGTTGATATTGAAGCAGACACATTCAATATCGATCCGAAGCTAATTGAAAAGGCCATCACTCCAAGAACAAAAGCGATTATGCTGGTTCACTTATTCGGTCACCCGGCGAACATGGACGCTATTATGGCCATCGCTAAAAAACATAACTTGAGAGTTATTGAAGATGCCGCTCACGCTCCAGGTGTGAAGTATGGTGATAAATATGTAGGGGCCATCGGAGACGTTGGTGGATTCAGTTTGAACTACCATAAACACATTCATACTGGTGAAGGTGGAGTTCTGGTAACAAACAATGATTTCATCGCTCAACGCTGCCAGATGATTAGAAACCATGGTGAAAACGTTATCGAAGCTTATGGCATCGAAGACTTAACTAATGCTATCGGATCAAACTACAGACTGACAGAAATCCAGGCCGCTATTGGTATGGGACAGCTGGATGATGTTGAAACATGTATCGACCACAGAAACAAACTGCACAACGTAATTAAAAAAGGACTGCAGGGGATGGAAGGTATTCGTGCACCGATTATCGAAGCTAACTGTACACATGCTTTTTATGTTTATGCATTTAAGTTTGATGAACAAGTGGTTGGTGTTTCACGCGATAAATTTGTTAATGCCGTTATTGCAGAACTTCCAGCTCCAAAAGAGCCAGAGCAGGTAACACTTGTTCAAGGTTACATCAGACCGTTGTACCTAAATCAGATTTACCAAAAACAAATTGCTCTTGGGTCAAAAGGATTCCCATTCAATTACAACCAAGGTGTTAAATACAACTACGATAAAGGACTTTGTCCGGTAGTTGAGAGAATGTACGAGAAGGAATTATTCTACTCACCAATTGTAAGAGAAGCGGTTTCAGAGAATGATATTCAAGACCTGGTAAGAGCTATGCAAAAGGTCTATGAAAATAGACAAGAGCTTATTGGCTAA
- a CDS encoding surface carbohydrate biosynthesis protein — MKKIAIIVDHPIRDLGGCVLVANALKTMEKDIEVYLVPMSSQKFDIFAIAPDFVLLNYIRKNNQEFIQKLIAANIKYGLLDTEGGFYGDLGAYEKVLSNDKEIYKKLSCNFLWGKKMEEVWNKYDLGCSNDIVGLPRFDFYHESFRGFENNFLPQSILEKKHMVLLNTKVAVANPKYLSVEEEKNLYRQMGLKDDEIEMHYQLGKQSIEENVKLAGRIEKETDIGLVLRPHPHENQKTYKDLFEKAGLKKAEVHLNGNITPWISHSIAVIHRHCTTAIEAVIANKPAFSTLWVPTSANAPDAERVSYKCNSFEELKSALDAIEKNPEAAKEFLPSDNDKNEVISKWLSEIDGKSHVRVAKGILNSIGNSKADVKKCREFLYSAYSQRGNLKSQVYNMAWTAGKMGIMRSQLWELEKKRSSKWLKEDKRITDHDANLWVKSIHSNNKFQPVQPEKYQDEYPGNSIIM, encoded by the coding sequence ATGAAAAAAATTGCAATTATTGTTGATCACCCAATCCGCGACTTAGGCGGTTGTGTCCTGGTGGCGAATGCTCTAAAGACCATGGAAAAAGATATTGAAGTTTATCTTGTGCCGATGAGCTCGCAGAAATTCGATATTTTTGCCATCGCTCCAGACTTCGTACTTTTGAACTATATTAGAAAGAATAACCAGGAATTCATTCAGAAACTTATCGCTGCCAATATTAAATACGGTCTTCTGGATACAGAAGGTGGTTTTTATGGCGACCTCGGTGCTTATGAGAAAGTTCTTTCAAATGATAAAGAGATTTATAAAAAGCTGAGTTGCAATTTCCTTTGGGGAAAAAAGATGGAGGAAGTATGGAATAAGTACGACCTTGGCTGCTCAAATGATATTGTAGGACTTCCTCGCTTTGATTTTTATCATGAATCTTTTAGAGGTTTTGAAAATAATTTTCTTCCTCAGAGTATTCTTGAAAAAAAGCATATGGTGCTTTTAAACACTAAAGTTGCAGTTGCGAATCCAAAGTATCTTTCAGTGGAAGAAGAAAAAAATCTTTACCGCCAGATGGGGCTTAAAGACGATGAAATCGAAATGCACTACCAGCTTGGTAAGCAGTCGATTGAAGAGAACGTAAAACTTGCCGGAAGAATTGAAAAAGAAACTGATATCGGACTAGTTTTAAGACCTCACCCACATGAAAACCAAAAAACATATAAAGACCTATTTGAAAAAGCAGGATTAAAAAAGGCCGAAGTTCATTTGAACGGAAATATCACACCGTGGATTTCTCACTCAATTGCTGTTATCCACAGACATTGTACGACAGCGATTGAAGCTGTTATTGCCAATAAACCAGCTTTTTCTACTCTGTGGGTTCCAACATCAGCGAATGCTCCGGATGCTGAGCGCGTGAGTTATAAATGCAATAGCTTTGAAGAACTAAAGAGTGCATTGGATGCAATCGAGAAGAATCCTGAAGCCGCAAAAGAATTTTTGCCGTCTGATAACGATAAAAATGAAGTTATTTCTAAATGGTTGAGTGAGATTGATGGTAAGTCCCATGTGAGAGTCGCCAAAGGAATTTTAAATTCAATTGGAAACTCTAAGGCCGACGTGAAGAAGTGCCGTGAGTTTCTATATTCAGCTTACAGCCAGAGAGGAAATTTAAAATCTCAAGTTTATAACATGGCATGGACGGCTGGAAAAATGGGGATCATGCGCAGTCAACTATGGGAACTTGAAAAGAAGAGATCTTCTAAGTGGCTTAAGGAAGACAAGCGCATTACAGATCACGATGCAAATCTTTGGGTAAAATCAATTCATTCAAATAACAAGTTCCAGCCGGTTCAACCTGAGAAGTATCAGGATGAATATCCTGGAAACTCAATCATTATGTAA